A part of Cydia strobilella chromosome 15, ilCydStro3.1, whole genome shotgun sequence genomic DNA contains:
- the LOC134747717 gene encoding uncharacterized protein LOC134747717 isoform X1 translates to MTIVRKPRRSNPSDFKTFLKNRADRLEATSPAVPSDAPSTSKKAMVTTSEPIKVTSKQFKCNQCPYCSSTHYINQCPKFSALNVIARIRAVNKLRLCFNCLSGTHVLTNCRASTCRVCKGKHHTLLHKPNTNTHVGSNPVPTRLPISTLIDEQPSSSQIETTLSNNTLIEKQINNARNRSVFLTTAQVLVRDKHNNVHKMKAFLDNGSQENFITENAAKKLQLNKEQLALNVIGFNEKVSSLLESCDVTLHSLDGTFTTNLSCFITPIICTTNILIPNVQRWHIPSRYKLADDEFNLAQDVDLLIGGEIFFDLLLTGKYKLGPGLPVLRRSRLGWIVTGSVQKKTESAIQCKVTVETQLKKFWEIEEGSAPNLPYDEKQCEDIFLKTHTHNSEGNFEIELPLKQPPTKLGQSRHIAYRRFKTLESKFERNPEFKDKYVNFMREFEQAGHMIQLQDNYDGPCNFLPHQAVFRDSPSTPIRIVFDCSCRTDNGISLNDIQYKGSIIQDELINILLRFRKYQYVINADIQKMYRCIYVKPNQQYLQCIFWRENTHQRLQIYMLTTLSFGLKSAPHIATRCLLQLSNENQHTFPAAAEAIANQFYMDDFIAGGDDENQVAETASQVNEILRGANFTLRKWKSNSEVIIKRVSETHTHQNTHTTEFGDKTHKVLGLAWSSDSDELMYTIKENQISHPITKRKVLGVISSIFDPLGLTGPVIVVAKIFIQKLFKAQLDWDTELTQDLIQEWNTFYRDLFLLNQLKISRCTVIPNYVTIQIHGFCDSSIKAYGAAIYIRSSDRVGNVQVHLLYSKSKISPIQPQTIPNLELCSSLLLATHVDKIKRALKCDVSGINLWSDSKITLCWIKNSNPKLTCFVSNRVTKVLSLTNKHEWSWVRSEDNPADLLSRGVAPGKLETNQLWWSGPAWLTQSPDTWPTHDSESLNHAPEAESDVNITLTLAISTESNDTIQYLFHRWSSDKTLIHVLAYILRFIYNTKNKTRTINPNNKLSGPLSVEELKKSDHALIRHAQMESFPHEYKLLQNNKPVLNKSKILSLHPFMKDGLVRVGGRIGLSHYAYEKKHPLILSHEHALTKLLMANAHIRTLHAGPQLLLSTIRERIWPTKGRMLASKIVNKCVPCFRANPKTTNPIMGNLPPSRVNPSPPFAITGIDYGGPYNIRDRTGRGYKVSKCYIAVFICFATKAIHLELITGLESANFLAALRRFIARRGKPKELVSDNSTTFHGASNELKDLQKYLQDSSSELVSHCADEGIKWSFIPVYTPHMGSLWESSIKLTKYHLKRVLGLSLLTYEQFVSILYQVESMVNSRPLCPLPSSNPDYPVLTPAHFLIGKAPNSLPDEDYNHVPKNRLTHYQLLQQITQDFWRRWSRDYIGTLQERTKWRSARGPSLAVDTVVLVRDERLPPCRWRLGKIVATQPGRDGVTRVAVIRTARGDIQRAFNNICPLPTSGEVI, encoded by the exons ATGACCATAGTCCGCAAGCCCCGCCGCAGCAACCCCTCG GATTTCAAAACCTTCCTAAAGAACCGAGCTGACCGGCTGGAAGCGACCAGCCCAGCAGTACCATCGGACGCACCCAGCACTTCCAAGAAGGCCATGGTAACCACGTCCGAACCTATCAAGGTAACCTCCAAACAGTTTAAATGTAACCAGTGTCCGTATTGTTCGAGTACGCATTATATTAATCAGTGTCCAAAGTTTAGTGCATTAAACGTTATCGCGCGCATCCGAGCCGTGAATAAATTACGATTATGCTTTAATTGTTTGTCCGGAACGCATGTCTTAACAAACTGCAGGGCCAGTACATGTCGAGTATGTAAGGGCAAGCATCATACGTTACTACACAAACCAAATACCAACACTCATGTAGGTAGTAACCCCGTACCAACGCGATTACCAATATCAACGTTAATCGACGAACAACCGAGTTCTAGTCAAATCGAGACTACCTTGTCGAATAACACTTTaatcgaaaaacaaataaacaatgcgCGAAATAGGTCAGTTTTCCTTACAACAGCCCAAGTGCTCGTTAGGGATAAGCATAACAATGTGCATAAAATGAAGGCATTTTTAGACAATGGCTCgcaagaaaatttcattaccgaaaacgcggccaaaaagttacaattaaaCAAGGAACAACTTGCCTTAAATGTCATAGGTTTCAATGAAAAAGTGTCTAGCCTTTTAGAATCGTGTGACGTAACATTGCATTCCTTAGACGGAACCTTTACAACGAATTTGTCCTGTTTTATTACGCCTATAATTTGtactaccaacattttaataccaAACGTGCAACGTTGGCACATTCCGTCGCGTTATAAATTAGCTGATGACGAGTTTAACTTAGCTCAAGATGTAGATTTGCTTATCGGTGGGGAGATATTCTTTGATTTACTTCTTACCGGTAAATACAAGCTCGGGCCCGGATTACCGGTTCTGAGACGCTCGCGATTAGGATGGATAGtcacgggttccgtacaaaaaaaaaccgagtctgccattcaatgtaaagttacagtagaaactcaattaaaaaagttttgggaAATAGAGGAGGGTTCCGCACCAAATTTACCCTATGATGAAAAACAATGTGAGGATATATTTCTGAAAACTCACACTCACAACTCTGAGGGTAATTTCGAAATAGAACTTCCATTAAAGCAGCCACCTACCAAGTTAGGTCAATCTAGGCACATAGCATATCGGAGGTTCAAAACATTAGAATCCAAGTTCGAGCGGAACCCcgaatttaaagataaatatgtgAATTTCATGCGCGAGTTCGAACAAGCTGGCCATATGATTCAATTACAAGATAATTATGATGGCCCATGTAATTTTCTACCCCACCAAGCTGTTTTTCGCGACTCCCCCTCAACCCCTATTCGAATTGTTTTCGACTGCTCATGCAGAACTGATAACGGCATTTCTTTGAATGATATCCAATACAAAGGCTCAATAATACAGGACGAACTCATAAATATACTTCTACGATTCCGAAAATACCAATATGTTATTAACGCtgacatacaaaaaatgtacagatgtatttatgttaaaccAAATCAACAATACCTACAATGCATATTTTGGCGGGAAAATACTCACCAACGACTCCAAATTTATATGCTGACCACATTAAGTTTCGGCTTAAAGTCAGCACCACATATTGCAACCAGatgtttgttacaattgtcaaACGAAAACCAACACACATTTCCAGCAGCTGCAGAGGCCATAGCGAACCAGTTCTACATGGACGATTTTATCGCCGGCGGCGACGACGAGAATCAGGTAGCTGAAACAGCATCACAGGTGAACGAGATCCTGCGGGGAGCCAACTTCACGCTGCGGAAATGGAAGTCCAATTCCGAAGTCATCATAAAACGGGTGagcgaaacacacacacaccaaaacacacacacaaccgaATTTGGAGATAAAACACATAAGGTCCTGGGTTTAGCGTGGTCTAGTGACTCAGATGAGCTTATGTATACCATTAAAgaaaaccaaatttcacacccaaTCACCAAAAGAAAGGTACTAGGGGTAATTTCGTCCATTTTCGACCCCCTAGGCTTGACGGGACCAGTAATTGTagtagccaaaatatttattcaaaaattatttaaggctCAATTAGATTGGGATACCGAATTAACACAAGACTTGATCCAAGAATGGAACACATTCTATCgagacttgtttttattaaaccaaTTGAAAATTTCGAGATGTACAGTCATACCCAATTATGTAACGATACAAATTCATGGGTTCTGTGACAGTAGTATTAAAGCCTATGGCGCTGCCATCTATATACGATCAAGCGATAGAGTAGGAAACGTACAAGTTCACCTACTttactcaaaatcaaaaataagtccaatacaaccccaaactattccaaatttggaactttgttccagtttactgctcgcgacacatgtcgacaaaataaaacgagcattaaaatgtgacgtttccggAATCAACCTGTGGTCagattcaaaaataacattatgttggataaaaaatagtaaccctaaattaacttgttttgttaGTAACAGAGTCACAAAAGTATTATCACTTACAAACAAGCACGAGTGGTCATGGGTCCGCTCGGAGGATAACCCCGCCGACCTTTTGTCCCGAGGGGTAGCACCAGGCAAGCTGGAAACCAACCAGTTATGGTGGTCTGGGCCGGCGTGGTTGACCCAAAGTCCGGACACATGGCCGACCCACGATTCTGAGTCACTAAATCATGCACCCGAGGCCGAGAGCGACGTAAACATAACTCTCACCTTGGCTATTAGCACAGAATCTAACGACACGATACAATATCTTTTCCACAGGTGGTCAAGCGATAAAACACTTATtcatgtattagcatacatacttcgatttatatataatacaaaaaataaaactcgaacaattaatccaaataataaattatcaggaCCATTGTCCgtagaagaattaaaaaaatcggatcacgcattaattagacatgcacaaatggaatcattcccacacgaatataaattattgcaaaacaataaaccggttcttaacaaatcaaaaatattatctttacacCCATTCATGAAGGACGGACTCGTTCGCGTAGGCGGACGAATCGGTCTTTCGCATTatgcatatgaaaaaaaacatcctTTAATATTAAGTCACGAGCACGCGCTTACCAAACTACTGATGGCAAACGCACATATACGTACTCTGCACGCTGGCCCTCAGTTATTACTTTCAACTATTCGCGAGCGCATCTGGCCAACAAAAGGTAGGATGTTAGCctcgaaaattgtaaataaatgcgtTCCGTGTTTTAGAGCAAATCCAAAGACTACTAACCCTATAATGGGAAACTTACCCCCCTCAAGGGTAAATCCTTCCCCCCCCTTTGCTATCACGGGTATCGATTATGGAGGAccttataacattagagataggACAGGGCGTGGTTACAAGGTCTCTAAGTGCTATATAgcagtgtttatttgttttgcaacAAAGGCAATTCATCTCGAATTAATTACAGGGCTCGAGTCAGCCAATTTCCTGGCGGCGCTGCGACGATTCATCGCCAGGAGAGGTAAACCGAAGGAGTTGGTGAGTGACAATTCAACAACCTTTCATGGGGCTAGTAACGAGctaaaagatttacaaaaatacctacaggacAGCTCGAGCGAGCTAGTATCTCATTGCGCAGACGAGGGCATAAAATGGAGTTTTATTCCTGTCTATACACCTCATATGGGGTCCCTATgggaatctagtataaaacttaccaaatatcatttaaaaagagtGTTAGGGTTATCTTTGTTAACTTACGAACAATTTGTATCAATCCTATATCAGGTAGAATCTATGGTAAATTCTAGGCCACTATGTCCCTTACCTAGTTCAAATCCTGACTATCCTGTCCTTACGCCAGCTCACTTTTTAATTGGAAAAGCACCAAATTCACTTCCGGACGAAGATTATAACCATGTACCAAAGAACCGATTAACTCACTATCAACTTTTGCAACAAATCACGCAGGACTTCTGGCGGCGCTGGTCACGTGACTACATCGGAACGCTGCAGGAACGCACGAAGTGGAGGAGCGCGCGCGGCCCAAGCCTCGCAGTCGACACCGTCGTCCTGGTACGAGACGAGCGTCTGCCGCCCTGCCGGTGGAGGCTGGGCAAGATCGTCGCGACGCAGCCGGGCCGGGATGGCGTCACCAGGGTGGCCGTCATCCGAACCGCCAGAGGGGACATCCAACGCGCGTTCAATAACATTTGTCCATTACCTACTTCGGGTGAAGtcatataa
- the LOC134747717 gene encoding uncharacterized protein LOC134747717 isoform X8: protein MTIVRKPRRSNPSDFKTFLKNRADRLEATSPAVPSDAPSTSKKAMVTTSEPIKGSSQPISWRRCDDSSPGEVNRRSWTSGGAGHVTTSERCRNARSGGARAAQASQSTPSSWYETSVCRPAGGGWARSSRRSRAGMASPGWPSSEPPEGTSNARSITFVHYLLRVKSYK, encoded by the exons ATGACCATAGTCCGCAAGCCCCGCCGCAGCAACCCCTCG GATTTCAAAACCTTCCTAAAGAACCGAGCTGACCGGCTGGAAGCGACCAGCCCAGCAGTACCATCGGACGCACCCAGCACTTCCAAGAAGGCCATGGTAACCACGTCCGAACCTATCAAG GGCTCGAGTCAGCCAATTTCCTGGCGGCGCTGCGACGATTCATCGCCAGGAGAGGTAAACCGAAGGAGTTG GACTTCTGGCGGCGCTGGTCACGTGACTACATCGGAACGCTGCAGGAACGCACGAAGTGGAGGAGCGCGCGCGGCCCAAGCCTCGCAGTCGACACCGTCGTCCTGGTACGAGACGAGCGTCTGCCGCCCTGCCGGTGGAGGCTGGGCAAGATCGTCGCGACGCAGCCGGGCCGGGATGGCGTCACCAGGGTGGCCGTCATCCGAACCGCCAGAGGGGACATCCAACGCGCGTTCAATAACATTTGTCCATTACCTACTTCGGGTGAAGtcatataagtag
- the LOC134747717 gene encoding uncharacterized protein LOC134747717 isoform X7 yields MLAWQMLCERYNNPKRLVTNHMRALFDVEPVPSTPSGLRGLCDNISKHLRSLRSLNVPTENWDLAIIHMLVKKLDSRLQSKWENSVDLRKLPSLQDFKTFLKNRADRLEATSPAVPSDAPSTSKKAMVTTSEPIKGSSQPISWRRCDDSSPGEVNRRSWTSGGAGHVTTSERCRNARSGGARAAQASQSTPSSWYETSVCRPAGGGWARSSRRSRAGMASPGWPSSEPPEGTSNARSITFVHYLLRVKSYK; encoded by the exons ATGCTCGCGTGGCAGATGCTTTGTGAACGTTATAATAATCCTAAACGTTTAGTCACCAACCACATGCGAGCCTTGTTCGACGTGGAACCGGTACCGTCAACTCCTTCGGGTCTAAGAGGTCTGTGCGATAATATTTCCAAACATTTGAGATCTTTGCGctcattaaatgtacctaccgaAAATTGGGATCTCGCAATTATTCACATGTTAGTTAAAAAGTTAGACAGTCGATTGCAATCAAAGTGGGAAAACAGTGTTGATTTGAGAAAATTGCCTTCGTTGCAGGATTTCAAAACCTTCCTAAAGAACCGAGCTGACCGGCTGGAAGCGACCAGCCCAGCAGTACCATCGGACGCACCCAGCACTTCCAAGAAGGCCATGGTAACCACGTCCGAACCTATCAAG GGCTCGAGTCAGCCAATTTCCTGGCGGCGCTGCGACGATTCATCGCCAGGAGAGGTAAACCGAAGGAGTTG GACTTCTGGCGGCGCTGGTCACGTGACTACATCGGAACGCTGCAGGAACGCACGAAGTGGAGGAGCGCGCGCGGCCCAAGCCTCGCAGTCGACACCGTCGTCCTGGTACGAGACGAGCGTCTGCCGCCCTGCCGGTGGAGGCTGGGCAAGATCGTCGCGACGCAGCCGGGCCGGGATGGCGTCACCAGGGTGGCCGTCATCCGAACCGCCAGAGGGGACATCCAACGCGCGTTCAATAACATTTGTCCATTACCTACTTCGGGTGAAGtcatataagtag
- the LOC134747717 gene encoding uncharacterized protein LOC134747717 isoform X9: MLAWQMLCERYNNPKRLVTNHMRALFDVEPVPSTPSGLRGLESANFLAALRRFIARRGKPKELDFWRRWSRDYIGTLQERTKWRSARGPSLAVDTVVLVRDERLPPCRWRLGKIVATQPGRDGVTRVAVIRTARGDIQRAFNNICPLPTSGEVI, translated from the exons ATGCTCGCGTGGCAGATGCTTTGTGAACGTTATAATAATCCTAAACGTTTAGTCACCAACCACATGCGAGCCTTGTTCGACGTGGAACCGGTACCGTCAACTCCTTCGGGTCTAAGAG GGCTCGAGTCAGCCAATTTCCTGGCGGCGCTGCGACGATTCATCGCCAGGAGAGGTAAACCGAAGGAGTTG GACTTCTGGCGGCGCTGGTCACGTGACTACATCGGAACGCTGCAGGAACGCACGAAGTGGAGGAGCGCGCGCGGCCCAAGCCTCGCAGTCGACACCGTCGTCCTGGTACGAGACGAGCGTCTGCCGCCCTGCCGGTGGAGGCTGGGCAAGATCGTCGCGACGCAGCCGGGCCGGGATGGCGTCACCAGGGTGGCCGTCATCCGAACCGCCAGAGGGGACATCCAACGCGCGTTCAATAACATTTGTCCATTACCTACTTCGGGTGAAGtcatataa
- the LOC134747717 gene encoding uncharacterized protein LOC134747717 isoform X5, translated as MLAWQMLCERYNNPKRLVTNHMRALFDVEPVPSTPSGLRGLCDNISKHLRSLRSLNVPTENWDLAIIHMLVKKLDSRLQSKWENSVDLRKLPSLQDFKTFLKNRADRLEATSPAVPSDAPSTSKKAMVTTSEPIKVTSKQFKCNQCPYCSSTHYINQCPKFSALNVIARIRAVNKLRLCFNCLSGTHVLTNCRASTCRVCKGKHHTLLHKPNTNTHVGSNPVPTRLPISTLIDEQPSSSQIETTLSNNTLIEKQINNARNRSVFLTTAQVLVRDKHNNVHKMKAFLDNGSQENFITENAAKKLQLNKEQLALNVIGFNEKVSSLLESCDVTLHSLDGTFTTNLSCFITPIICTTNILIPNVQRWHIPSRYKLADDEFNLAQDVDLLIGGEIFFDLLLTGKYKLGPGLPVLRRSRLGWIVTGSVQKKTESAIQCKVTVETQLKKFWEIEEGSAPNLPYDEKQCEDIFLKTHTHNSEGNFEIELPLKQPPTKLGQSRHIAYRRFKTLESKFERNPEFKDKYVNFMREFEQAGHMIQLQDNYDGPCNFLPHQAVFRDSPSTPIRIVFDCSCRTDNGISLNDIQYKGSIIQDELINILLRFRKYQYVINADIQKMYRCIYVKPNQQYLQCIFWRENTHQRLQIYMLTTLSFGLKSAPHIATRCLLQLSNENQHTFPAAAEAIANQFYMDDFIAGGDDENQVAETASQVNEILRGANFTLRKWKSNSEVIIKRGSSQPISWRRCDDSSPGEVNRRSWTSGGAGHVTTSERCRNARSGGARAAQASQSTPSSWYETSVCRPAGGGWARSSRRSRAGMASPGWPSSEPPEGTSNARSITFVHYLLRVKSYK; from the exons ATGCTCGCGTGGCAGATGCTTTGTGAACGTTATAATAATCCTAAACGTTTAGTCACCAACCACATGCGAGCCTTGTTCGACGTGGAACCGGTACCGTCAACTCCTTCGGGTCTAAGAGGTCTGTGCGATAATATTTCCAAACATTTGAGATCTTTGCGctcattaaatgtacctaccgaAAATTGGGATCTCGCAATTATTCACATGTTAGTTAAAAAGTTAGACAGTCGATTGCAATCAAAGTGGGAAAACAGTGTTGATTTGAGAAAATTGCCTTCGTTGCAGGATTTCAAAACCTTCCTAAAGAACCGAGCTGACCGGCTGGAAGCGACCAGCCCAGCAGTACCATCGGACGCACCCAGCACTTCCAAGAAGGCCATGGTAACCACGTCCGAACCTATCAAGGTAACCTCCAAACAGTTTAAATGTAACCAGTGTCCGTATTGTTCGAGTACGCATTATATTAATCAGTGTCCAAAGTTTAGTGCATTAAACGTTATCGCGCGCATCCGAGCCGTGAATAAATTACGATTATGCTTTAATTGTTTGTCCGGAACGCATGTCTTAACAAACTGCAGGGCCAGTACATGTCGAGTATGTAAGGGCAAGCATCATACGTTACTACACAAACCAAATACCAACACTCATGTAGGTAGTAACCCCGTACCAACGCGATTACCAATATCAACGTTAATCGACGAACAACCGAGTTCTAGTCAAATCGAGACTACCTTGTCGAATAACACTTTaatcgaaaaacaaataaacaatgcgCGAAATAGGTCAGTTTTCCTTACAACAGCCCAAGTGCTCGTTAGGGATAAGCATAACAATGTGCATAAAATGAAGGCATTTTTAGACAATGGCTCgcaagaaaatttcattaccgaaaacgcggccaaaaagttacaattaaaCAAGGAACAACTTGCCTTAAATGTCATAGGTTTCAATGAAAAAGTGTCTAGCCTTTTAGAATCGTGTGACGTAACATTGCATTCCTTAGACGGAACCTTTACAACGAATTTGTCCTGTTTTATTACGCCTATAATTTGtactaccaacattttaataccaAACGTGCAACGTTGGCACATTCCGTCGCGTTATAAATTAGCTGATGACGAGTTTAACTTAGCTCAAGATGTAGATTTGCTTATCGGTGGGGAGATATTCTTTGATTTACTTCTTACCGGTAAATACAAGCTCGGGCCCGGATTACCGGTTCTGAGACGCTCGCGATTAGGATGGATAGtcacgggttccgtacaaaaaaaaaccgagtctgccattcaatgtaaagttacagtagaaactcaattaaaaaagttttgggaAATAGAGGAGGGTTCCGCACCAAATTTACCCTATGATGAAAAACAATGTGAGGATATATTTCTGAAAACTCACACTCACAACTCTGAGGGTAATTTCGAAATAGAACTTCCATTAAAGCAGCCACCTACCAAGTTAGGTCAATCTAGGCACATAGCATATCGGAGGTTCAAAACATTAGAATCCAAGTTCGAGCGGAACCCcgaatttaaagataaatatgtgAATTTCATGCGCGAGTTCGAACAAGCTGGCCATATGATTCAATTACAAGATAATTATGATGGCCCATGTAATTTTCTACCCCACCAAGCTGTTTTTCGCGACTCCCCCTCAACCCCTATTCGAATTGTTTTCGACTGCTCATGCAGAACTGATAACGGCATTTCTTTGAATGATATCCAATACAAAGGCTCAATAATACAGGACGAACTCATAAATATACTTCTACGATTCCGAAAATACCAATATGTTATTAACGCtgacatacaaaaaatgtacagatgtatttatgttaaaccAAATCAACAATACCTACAATGCATATTTTGGCGGGAAAATACTCACCAACGACTCCAAATTTATATGCTGACCACATTAAGTTTCGGCTTAAAGTCAGCACCACATATTGCAACCAGatgtttgttacaattgtcaaACGAAAACCAACACACATTTCCAGCAGCTGCAGAGGCCATAGCGAACCAGTTCTACATGGACGATTTTATCGCCGGCGGCGACGACGAGAATCAGGTAGCTGAAACAGCATCACAGGTGAACGAGATCCTGCGGGGAGCCAACTTCACGCTGCGGAAATGGAAGTCCAATTCCGAAGTCATCATAAAACGG GGCTCGAGTCAGCCAATTTCCTGGCGGCGCTGCGACGATTCATCGCCAGGAGAGGTAAACCGAAGGAGTTG GACTTCTGGCGGCGCTGGTCACGTGACTACATCGGAACGCTGCAGGAACGCACGAAGTGGAGGAGCGCGCGCGGCCCAAGCCTCGCAGTCGACACCGTCGTCCTGGTACGAGACGAGCGTCTGCCGCCCTGCCGGTGGAGGCTGGGCAAGATCGTCGCGACGCAGCCGGGCCGGGATGGCGTCACCAGGGTGGCCGTCATCCGAACCGCCAGAGGGGACATCCAACGCGCGTTCAATAACATTTGTCCATTACCTACTTCGGGTGAAGtcatataagtag